The Elusimicrobiota bacterium genomic interval TTTGCCGATGAGCCGCCGGCTTATCAACCTCCTTCCGGACAAGAAATCGCGCAAATCATCAATGAAGCCCGGCAAAAGCATCCCAACGACGTCAACTTAAGAATCGCCATGATCAGCGAACGATTTTTGGGCATGCCTTATCAACTGGGCCCCCTCGGAGAAGGGCCGGAGGGGGAATTCGACCGCGATCCCATGCTGCGCTTTGATTGCGCGGATTGCACGACTTTCATCGAAACAGTGATGTCCATGGCCCTGGCGCCTCAATCATCGGCCATGGACTCCGTTCTTCAGCGAATCCGCTATAAAGACGCCCGCGTTTTCTATCGCGCGCGCAATCATTTTCCGGAAGCGGATTGGATCCCCAACAACGCGCAAGCGGGCTTTCTCAAAGACATCACTAACAAAATCGGCGGCGAATCCGTGGCCTGGGAAAGCAAAACGATTTCCAAACAGAAATGGTATGTCGCCAAAAGCACCAATGACCTTCAGGGGTTCGACCATTTGAGCGCCAAGCAAAAAAGACGCCTGGCGGATAAATGGAAAAAGACGGGCCGCGCCCTCCCCGATGAAACCGCGCGCATCCCCTATATCCCGGCCAGCGAACTGCCCGGCAAAGCCAAACAAATCCCGACCGGATCGATTTTCAACGTGGTGCGCGAAAACCGGGAAGACCAAATGGTCTTAATCACCCACCAGGGCCTGATCATTCAAAAACCCGACGGCGCGTATGTGCGCCACGCGGCCTGGGGCCGCACGGTCGAGGAGCAAGCTCTGGACGCCTACATCAACAAATACAACGGCGCGAGATGGAAAGTGCTGGGGATGAATTTCAACGCCGTCCTTGATCCGCGATAACGAGTCATGAGGGCGCTTATCCAGCGGGTCAGCCAAGCTTCCGTGGCGGTCCGGGAAAAAAATATTCGCCGCAGCATCGGCCCGGGATTTGTGATACTCTTGGGAGTGAGCAAAACCGACACCCAAGACTCGGCCAAGACCCTGGCCCAAAAGGCGGCTTATTTGCGCATCTTTCCGAATGATGAAGGAAAATTCGACCGCTCGTTGCTCGATGTGGGCGGGGAGTGCCTGGTGATCAGCCAATTCACCCTCTACGGCGACGCCTCCAAAGGCCGGCGGCCCGACTTCACCCAGGCGGCCCGGCCGGAAACCGCTTTGCCCTTGTACCGATTATTCATCGACGAGCTTAAAGCCGCGGGCGTCAAGCGCGTGGAGGAAGGGGAATTCCAGGCGCATATGGAAGTCTCGCTCACCAATGACGGCCCGGTGACCGTGACGGTGGAGACTTGACGATGTGGTCCGCTAAACGCAAACAAACGATTTCCGAGCAGGAGTGGGTGCGCATCCGCCAGACCGCGGTGGCCAATCAAATCGTGGACCGGGGCGTCAGGAACGAACGCGTGTTGAAAGCCATGCGCGAAGTGCCGCGCCATCATTTTTTGCCCGCGAACGTGGCCCCGGCCTTGGCTTATGCGGACCGGCCCTTGCCCATCGGCCAAAACCAAACCATCTCCCAGCCCTATATCGTGGCCTATATGGCGGAAAAACTCGCTTTAACCGGGACTGAAACAGTCCTTGAGGTAGGCACAGGATGCGGCTATCAAGCCGCGGTGCTGGCGCAATTGGCCAAAGAAGTGATTTCGCTTGAAGTGATCCCTGAGCTCGCGTTCATGGCCAATGAAAACCTGGCCCGGGAAAATATCACCAACGTCAAAGTCAAAGTGGCGGACGGCTTCAAAGGCTGGATGGAAGACGCGCCCTATGACCGCATCATCATCACCGCGGGCGCGCCGCGCATCCCCCAAGCCCTGATGCTGCAATTGAACGCTCCGGGGAAACTCATCGCGCCCATCGGACCAAGATCAAGACAAAAACTGATTTTGATCGAAAAGACACCCGATCCTCCAAACCCGCCCAAGGCCGCCCAAAGGGAATTAATCAGCGTCATGTTCGTGCCCATGCGCGGCGAGATCGAACGGCAAACAACTCCTGGATGAGGAGACTTTCCGTGCCAGTTCTACTCGCAGCCGCCATTCTTGCGGCGTTGTTCGTTTGCGCCAACCATGCCCGGGCCCAATACGATTTTCAAATGGGCGTCGGCCCGGGGATGGATGACCCCTATTCCAAAAAGGATTC includes:
- a CDS encoding protein-L-isoaspartate(D-aspartate) O-methyltransferase — its product is MWSAKRKQTISEQEWVRIRQTAVANQIVDRGVRNERVLKAMREVPRHHFLPANVAPALAYADRPLPIGQNQTISQPYIVAYMAEKLALTGTETVLEVGTGCGYQAAVLAQLAKEVISLEVIPELAFMANENLARENITNVKVKVADGFKGWMEDAPYDRIIITAGAPRIPQALMLQLNAPGKLIAPIGPRSRQKLILIEKTPDPPNPPKAAQRELISVMFVPMRGEIERQTTPG
- a CDS encoding D-tyrosyl-tRNA(Tyr) deacylase, with protein sequence MRALIQRVSQASVAVREKNIRRSIGPGFVILLGVSKTDTQDSAKTLAQKAAYLRIFPNDEGKFDRSLLDVGGECLVISQFTLYGDASKGRRPDFTQAARPETALPLYRLFIDELKAAGVKRVEEGEFQAHMEVSLTNDGPVTVTVET
- a CDS encoding DUF1460 domain-containing protein, producing MFHGIKSLNFNIRSLLLAAFTALPLPVFADEPPAYQPPSGQEIAQIINEARQKHPNDVNLRIAMISERFLGMPYQLGPLGEGPEGEFDRDPMLRFDCADCTTFIETVMSMALAPQSSAMDSVLQRIRYKDARVFYRARNHFPEADWIPNNAQAGFLKDITNKIGGESVAWESKTISKQKWYVAKSTNDLQGFDHLSAKQKRRLADKWKKTGRALPDETARIPYIPASELPGKAKQIPTGSIFNVVRENREDQMVLITHQGLIIQKPDGAYVRHAAWGRTVEEQALDAYINKYNGARWKVLGMNFNAVLDPR